From a region of the Streptomyces sp. NBC_00193 genome:
- the sbnA gene encoding 2,3-diaminopropionate biosynthesis protein SbnA, translated as MPVISTPQAFIQDDLYVDLEAITGHRLFLKCEGFNFAGSIKLKAATAMVEAAERDGLLTPGSTLVESSSGNLGVALSMIAASKGYRFVCVTDSRCNLATRLLLEALGAQVHIITEPSPTGGLLGARIDHVRALCASDDRYVWLNQYTNLNNQIAHYRTTAPAIARAFPDLDVLFVGAGTTGTLMGCARYFRSWHRPVRIVAIDVEGSATFGYPPGRRMIPGLGTSIRPPLLDTSYVDDVVHVDEAETIRTCHQLARHGFVFGGSTGTVVSGATQWLARQEHPLTAVTIAPDLGERYLETVYQTAWVQDLYGEDVLEPRPELETRALG; from the coding sequence ATGCCGGTCATATCCACACCCCAGGCATTCATCCAGGACGACCTGTACGTCGACCTCGAGGCGATCACCGGACACCGGCTGTTCCTCAAGTGCGAGGGATTCAACTTCGCGGGGTCCATCAAGCTCAAGGCCGCGACCGCCATGGTCGAGGCCGCCGAACGCGACGGCCTGCTCACCCCCGGCTCGACCCTGGTCGAATCCTCCTCCGGCAACCTCGGCGTGGCCCTGAGCATGATCGCGGCCAGCAAGGGCTACCGGTTCGTGTGCGTGACCGACTCCCGCTGCAACCTGGCGACCCGGCTCCTCCTGGAAGCGCTCGGCGCGCAGGTCCACATCATCACCGAGCCCTCACCCACCGGCGGCCTGCTCGGCGCCCGCATCGACCACGTCCGCGCCCTGTGCGCCTCCGACGACCGCTACGTGTGGCTCAACCAGTACACGAACCTCAACAACCAGATCGCCCACTACCGCACCACCGCGCCGGCCATCGCCCGCGCCTTCCCCGACCTCGACGTCCTCTTCGTCGGGGCCGGCACCACCGGGACCCTCATGGGGTGCGCCCGCTACTTCCGCTCCTGGCACCGCCCGGTGCGCATCGTCGCGATCGACGTGGAGGGCTCCGCCACCTTCGGATACCCACCCGGCCGTCGCATGATCCCCGGCCTCGGCACCAGCATCCGCCCGCCGCTCCTCGACACCTCCTACGTCGACGACGTGGTGCACGTCGACGAAGCCGAGACGATCCGCACGTGCCATCAACTGGCCCGCCACGGCTTCGTCTTCGGCGGCTCCACCGGCACCGTCGTCAGCGGCGCCACACAATGGCTGGCCCGGCAGGAACACCCGTTGACCGCGGTCACCATCGCCCCCGACCTCGGCGAGCGCTACCTGGAAACCGTCTACCAGACCGCCTGGGTCCAAGACCTCTACGGCGAGGACGTACTCGAGCCCCGGCCCGAGCTCGAAACCCGCGCACTCGGATGA
- a CDS encoding class I SAM-dependent RNA methyltransferase codes for MTSEQNEKQSLVGEEYEVEVGPVAHGGHCIARTAEGRVLFVRHTLPGEKVIAKVTEGDVDSRFLRADAITVLDPSKDRVEAPCPYAGPDKCGGCDWQHAKPGAQRRLKGEVIAEQLLRLAGLTPEQAGWDGTVMPAEGDKVPAGQVPQWRTRVQYAIDADGVAGLRKHRSHDIQPVDHCMIAAPGVTELGIEQQDWPQMATVEAIAATGSGDRQVVLTPRPGGRLPLVELDKPVSVLRVEEKDGGVHRVHGRPFVRERADGRTYRVGMGGFWQVHPQAADTLIKAVMQGLMPRKGEMALDLYCGVGIFAGALAERLGETGAVLGIESTKRAVEDARHNLADFPRVRIEQGKVEAILPKTGITECDLVVLDPPRAGAGKQTVRQVAGLTPRRIAYVACDPAALARDLGYFQEAGYKVRTLRAFDLFPMTHHVECVAILERVAKDA; via the coding sequence ATGACGAGCGAGCAGAACGAGAAGCAGTCACTGGTCGGGGAGGAGTACGAGGTCGAGGTCGGCCCCGTCGCGCACGGCGGGCACTGCATCGCCCGGACCGCCGAGGGCCGCGTCCTGTTCGTCCGGCACACCCTGCCGGGCGAGAAGGTCATCGCCAAGGTCACCGAGGGCGACGTCGACTCCCGCTTCCTGCGCGCCGACGCCATCACCGTCCTCGACCCCTCCAAGGACCGCGTCGAGGCCCCCTGCCCGTACGCCGGCCCCGACAAGTGCGGCGGCTGCGACTGGCAGCACGCCAAGCCGGGCGCCCAGCGCCGGCTCAAGGGCGAGGTCATCGCCGAGCAGCTGCTGCGGCTCGCCGGGCTCACCCCGGAGCAGGCCGGCTGGGACGGTACGGTCATGCCGGCCGAGGGCGACAAGGTGCCCGCCGGGCAGGTCCCGCAGTGGCGCACCCGCGTCCAGTACGCGATCGACGCGGACGGAGTCGCGGGCCTGCGCAAGCACCGCTCGCACGACATCCAGCCGGTCGACCACTGCATGATCGCCGCGCCGGGCGTCACCGAGCTCGGCATCGAGCAGCAGGACTGGCCGCAGATGGCCACCGTCGAGGCCATCGCCGCCACGGGCTCGGGCGACCGCCAGGTGGTCCTGACCCCCCGCCCGGGCGGCCGCCTCCCGCTCGTCGAGCTCGACAAGCCGGTCTCCGTGCTCCGCGTCGAGGAGAAGGACGGCGGAGTCCACCGCGTCCACGGCCGCCCCTTCGTGCGCGAGCGCGCGGACGGCCGTACGTACCGCGTCGGCATGGGCGGCTTCTGGCAGGTCCACCCCCAGGCCGCCGACACCCTGATCAAGGCCGTCATGCAGGGCCTGATGCCCCGCAAGGGCGAGATGGCCCTCGACCTCTACTGCGGCGTCGGCATCTTCGCGGGCGCCCTCGCGGAACGCCTCGGCGAAACCGGCGCGGTGCTGGGCATCGAGTCCACGAAGCGCGCGGTCGAGGACGCCCGCCACAACCTCGCCGACTTCCCCCGCGTCCGCATCGAGCAGGGCAAGGTCGAGGCGATCCTCCCGAAGACCGGCATCACGGAATGCGACCTGGTCGTCCTGGACCCGCCCCGCGCGGGCGCGGGCAAGCAGACGGTCCGCCAGGTGGCCGGCCTCACCCCGCGCCGCATCGCCTACGTGGCCTGCGACCCGGCAGCCCTGGCCCGCGACCTGGGCTACTTCCAGGAGGCGGGCTACAAGGTCCGCACCCTGCGCGCCTTCGACCTCTTCCCGATGACCCACCACGTGGAGTGCGTGGCGATCCTGGAACGAGTGGCGAAGGACGCCTGA